In Paenibacillus sp. G2S3, a single window of DNA contains:
- a CDS encoding GNAT family N-acetyltransferase: MEVLGNSIRIVRGGPERTGDVLRLLQEAANWMELNGIKQWTPGQFNENDIAGYFTDRHVYLALDDEIVVGMFTLQFSDPQYWGSKNDESYAYLHRLAVAGSHRSQGLGQHMLKFAVVRAKELGCSGLRFDTVAHNIKLNRYYQSMGFHYMGTNDMGNGRLVNLYEHFEKQPDPDRLILRFISESDVEHLKRWSVSPEYLKQWAGPSFTFPLDDDQLTRYLSGTNHPANSDRLIFCAVHEATQQVVGHISFSTIDRLNRSARIGRVVVDPDYQGRGVGTRMMNEILRIGFKSLGMHRLSLGAYAFNTVALKTYEAVGFKREGVQREAALFGEQFVDCVELSILDREWSALQDL; encoded by the coding sequence ATGGAAGTCTTGGGGAACTCAATTAGGATCGTGCGCGGAGGACCCGAACGGACAGGTGATGTCTTGAGATTGCTGCAGGAAGCAGCAAATTGGATGGAGCTTAATGGGATTAAGCAATGGACTCCGGGACAATTTAATGAGAATGATATCGCAGGTTATTTCACCGACAGGCATGTTTATCTTGCGCTTGACGACGAGATTGTAGTCGGAATGTTCACGCTGCAGTTCAGTGATCCTCAATACTGGGGAAGTAAGAATGATGAGTCTTATGCTTATTTGCATAGATTGGCTGTAGCGGGTTCACACCGCAGTCAGGGACTTGGTCAGCACATGCTTAAATTTGCAGTGGTGCGAGCTAAAGAACTTGGCTGCAGTGGGCTTAGATTTGATACCGTGGCACACAACATTAAACTCAATCGTTATTACCAAAGTATGGGCTTTCATTATATGGGCACAAACGATATGGGAAATGGTCGTTTAGTGAACCTGTATGAGCATTTTGAGAAGCAGCCAGATCCTGATCGTCTGATTCTTAGATTTATATCTGAATCGGACGTTGAACATTTGAAACGATGGAGTGTCTCACCTGAGTATCTGAAGCAGTGGGCAGGACCTTCATTTACCTTTCCGCTTGATGATGACCAGCTTACTAGGTATTTAAGTGGAACGAATCACCCAGCAAATTCCGATCGGCTTATCTTCTGTGCGGTGCACGAAGCTACTCAGCAGGTCGTCGGTCATATCAGCTTTTCAACAATAGATCGTTTGAATCGATCTGCACGTATTGGAAGGGTTGTAGTAGATCCTGACTATCAGGGTAGAGGCGTTGGAACAAGGATGATGAATGAAATCCTACGGATCGGATTTAAGAGCTTAGGAATGCATCGTCTATCCCTTGGGGCTTATGCTTTCAATACCGTTGCCCTGAAAACCTACGAAGCCGTGGGCTTTAAGCGGGAAGGTGTTCAGCGCGAAGCGGCGCTGTTTGGGGAGCAATTTGTAGATTGTGTAGAGTTGAGCATTCTGGATAGAGAATGGTCAGCGCTCCAAGATTTATAA
- a CDS encoding HAMP domain-containing sensor histidine kinase, whose protein sequence is MIKKGMRRQIVLHYILVVFLALLLVEVIFLLAIRTYYYDSVYSKMKNHITTAESFFHKYEIDGDNNSYQLQVLLDRFELPNTELEVLTLNGDMITSSTGFQPDRTITTSDVPEAVGGSIGRWVGRQSGTNESVMAVSKMLQVHGRDTYVLRYLTSLEGINNDLLNLTLLSIGIGAAVMAVVIVFSFGLANSIVKPLNNITAVSAQMAKGKFNVRIKGNYKFEIGELASTLNYMAQEIVRSNQIKDDFISSISHELRTPLTSIKGWSETLVSGGYDPEETKLGVSIISKESERLIGLVEEILDFSKLQQNQMKLSIGIVDVKVLLQETILNIWAKAEKKRIHLLLECEDGIFVKGDANRLKQVFLNLVDNAVKFSHEDSSIELSAKRLSANETAIMVRDSGIGISEAHISRVKDRFFQVDALNGGTGLGLAISQQIVELHHGKLEMESELGSGTEVTVILPLTDKLPEVNSDLVAQNQATLPESDV, encoded by the coding sequence ATGATTAAGAAGGGGATGCGCAGACAAATTGTTCTACACTACATTCTTGTAGTTTTTTTGGCGCTTCTCCTCGTAGAAGTTATCTTCCTGCTTGCCATTAGAACGTATTATTATGACAGTGTATATAGCAAGATGAAAAATCACATTACCACGGCAGAGTCGTTTTTTCATAAATACGAGATAGATGGCGATAACAACTCGTACCAACTGCAAGTGCTGCTGGATAGATTTGAGCTGCCCAATACAGAACTAGAAGTATTGACCCTGAATGGTGACATGATTACCAGTTCGACCGGTTTTCAGCCTGACCGTACGATTACAACTAGTGACGTCCCTGAAGCGGTAGGGGGCAGCATTGGCCGTTGGGTAGGGCGCCAGAGTGGTACTAACGAGAGTGTTATGGCTGTGTCCAAGATGCTGCAGGTTCACGGACGTGATACGTATGTCCTAAGGTATCTTACTTCACTTGAAGGCATTAACAACGATTTGCTTAATCTTACATTATTGTCGATTGGTATAGGTGCAGCTGTCATGGCTGTTGTTATCGTGTTCAGCTTCGGACTTGCCAATTCAATCGTTAAACCGCTCAATAACATTACGGCGGTTTCAGCCCAGATGGCTAAGGGCAAGTTTAATGTGCGAATTAAGGGAAACTACAAGTTTGAGATTGGTGAGCTAGCTTCAACGCTGAATTATATGGCTCAGGAAATTGTGCGCAGCAATCAGATTAAGGATGATTTCATCTCGTCCATTTCACATGAGCTGCGGACCCCCCTTACAAGTATCAAGGGCTGGAGTGAGACCTTGGTCTCTGGTGGTTATGATCCGGAGGAGACGAAGCTTGGAGTCAGCATCATTTCCAAAGAAAGTGAACGCTTGATTGGTCTCGTGGAAGAGATTCTCGACTTTTCAAAGCTGCAGCAGAACCAAATGAAGCTGTCCATTGGGATTGTTGATGTAAAGGTGTTACTTCAAGAGACGATACTGAATATTTGGGCTAAGGCAGAGAAGAAACGAATCCACTTGCTCCTAGAATGTGAAGATGGAATCTTTGTAAAAGGGGATGCTAATCGTCTAAAGCAAGTCTTTTTGAATCTGGTAGACAATGCCGTTAAGTTTTCTCATGAGGACTCCAGTATAGAATTATCTGCGAAGAGACTGTCCGCTAATGAGACTGCTATCATGGTTCGTGATAGTGGCATTGGGATTAGTGAAGCACATATCTCCAGAGTTAAAGACCGTTTCTTTCAAGTGGATGCGTTGAATGGGGGAACGGGCTTAGGTCTAGCCATCTCACAACAAATCGTGGAACTTCACCACGGGAAGCTCGAAATGGAAAGTGAGCTTGGAAGCGGAACTGAAGTTACCGTAATTTTGCCACTTACTGACAAGCTGCCCGAGGTCAATTCAGATCTAGTAGCACAGAATCAAGCTACTTTACCTGAATCAGATGTCTAG
- the glgA gene encoding glycogen synthase GlgA — translation MKVLFAAAEAHPFIKTGGLADVIGALPKALKAAGVDVRVILPKYRGIPEKFTSKMEHLTEVYVPIGWRNQYCGIEQMVYDGIPVYFIDNEYYFGRDGIYGYMDDGERFAFYNRAVLECLPAIDFQPDVLHCHDWHAAVIPMLLQGHYRHNPFYSEMRSVFTIHNLLYQGVFPYEVLGELLGLDSSYFGGVEYYGNVNFLKGGIVYSDRVTTVSPTYSEEIRTPYYGYGLDGLLNARADVLSGIVNGIDTKSYNPATDTSLVTRYRSNLAKKTENKLALQEELGLPVDANIPMVAMVTRLVDSKGLDLLTRVLDELLYNDDIQFVLLGTGDESYERWFKEAAWRYPTKLSSQILFNDALSRKIYASSDIFLMPSKFEPCGISQLLALRYGSIPVVRETGGLNDTVQAYNEESGEGNGFTFSNYNAHDMMFALRRAISLYKQPEHWKKITKNAFAGDYSWNVSAQQYIDIYNEITE, via the coding sequence ATGAAAGTTTTATTTGCCGCAGCTGAAGCTCATCCATTTATCAAAACGGGTGGTCTGGCCGATGTCATTGGAGCATTACCTAAAGCGCTAAAAGCTGCAGGGGTAGATGTACGAGTGATTTTGCCTAAATATCGTGGGATTCCAGAAAAGTTCACTTCGAAAATGGAGCACTTAACGGAAGTGTATGTGCCAATTGGCTGGCGTAATCAATACTGCGGGATCGAACAGATGGTTTATGATGGTATCCCTGTTTACTTTATCGACAATGAGTATTATTTCGGACGCGACGGAATTTACGGATACATGGACGATGGGGAACGCTTCGCGTTCTATAATCGTGCGGTGCTGGAGTGTCTGCCAGCTATTGATTTTCAGCCGGACGTCTTGCATTGCCATGATTGGCATGCGGCTGTAATCCCAATGCTGCTTCAGGGTCATTATCGACACAATCCATTTTACAGCGAAATGCGAAGTGTATTTACCATACATAACCTGTTGTATCAGGGTGTATTTCCTTATGAGGTGCTTGGGGAGCTTTTGGGTCTGGACAGTAGTTATTTTGGAGGCGTGGAGTATTACGGGAATGTGAATTTCTTAAAAGGTGGCATTGTATACAGCGATCGTGTCACCACCGTTAGTCCAACCTACTCGGAAGAAATTCGGACCCCTTATTATGGTTACGGGCTAGATGGATTGTTGAATGCGCGAGCAGATGTTTTAAGTGGTATTGTGAATGGAATTGACACAAAAAGTTATAACCCTGCAACGGATACAAGTCTTGTTACACGGTATCGTTCTAATCTGGCAAAGAAAACGGAGAATAAGCTAGCCTTGCAGGAGGAATTAGGACTCCCTGTGGATGCTAATATTCCGATGGTGGCCATGGTTACTCGTCTAGTGGATTCTAAGGGCTTGGATCTACTTACTCGTGTGTTGGATGAGCTACTGTATAATGATGACATTCAATTTGTTTTGCTTGGAACGGGGGACGAGTCCTATGAGCGATGGTTTAAGGAGGCGGCTTGGCGTTATCCGACAAAGCTATCTTCACAAATCCTCTTTAATGATGCGCTCTCACGCAAAATTTATGCTTCCAGCGATATCTTTCTTATGCCTTCCAAGTTTGAACCTTGTGGGATCAGTCAACTTCTCGCTTTACGCTACGGTAGCATACCGGTTGTGCGCGAAACGGGTGGCCTGAATGACACTGTTCAAGCTTATAATGAAGAATCCGGTGAAGGTAACGGCTTTACGTTCAGTAACTACAACGCCCACGATATGATGTTTGCGCTTCGCCGGGCGATCTCATTATATAAGCAGCCTGAACACTGGAAAAAGATCACGAAAAACGCGTTTGCTGGCGATTATAGCTGGAATGTATCAGCGCAACAGTACATTGATATTTATAATGAAATTACGGAATAA
- a CDS encoding amino acid ABC transporter ATP-binding protein: MIAVKNLQKNYGKLEILKGIDLEIHKGEVVVVIGPSGSGKSTFLRCLNLLEQPTGGEITFEGESITSKKHDINVTREKMGMVFQQFNLFPHKTVLQNITLAPIKVKKKPQAEADKFAMELLKTVGLEDKKDAYPAQLSGGQKQRIAIARALAMQPHVMLFDEPTSALDPEMVGEVLEVMKKLAEDGMTMVIVTHEMGFAREVGDRILFMDGGVIVEQGTPAQVFGNPQHVRTQDFLSKVL; this comes from the coding sequence ATGATCGCCGTTAAGAACTTGCAAAAAAATTACGGGAAGCTGGAAATTCTCAAGGGAATTGACTTGGAGATTCATAAGGGTGAAGTCGTCGTCGTTATCGGACCGAGTGGATCGGGTAAAAGCACCTTCCTGCGCTGTTTGAATCTGCTAGAGCAGCCAACAGGTGGCGAAATCACTTTTGAGGGTGAATCTATTACCTCCAAAAAGCACGATATTAATGTCACACGTGAGAAGATGGGGATGGTATTTCAGCAGTTTAACCTCTTTCCTCATAAAACAGTTCTGCAAAATATTACCCTCGCACCAATTAAGGTGAAAAAGAAGCCGCAGGCTGAAGCTGATAAATTTGCAATGGAGCTACTCAAGACTGTAGGCCTGGAAGATAAGAAGGACGCTTATCCAGCTCAGCTGTCCGGAGGACAGAAGCAACGGATCGCGATTGCCCGTGCGCTTGCGATGCAGCCTCATGTGATGCTCTTTGACGAGCCAACCTCAGCACTTGACCCAGAAATGGTCGGCGAGGTGCTGGAGGTTATGAAGAAGCTTGCAGAAGACGGGATGACAATGGTCATTGTTACGCATGAGATGGGCTTTGCAAGAGAAGTAGGCGACCGTATTCTATTTATGGATGGCGGCGTGATTGTAGAGCAGGGTACACCTGCACAAGTCTTCGGGAATCCTCAACATGTACGTACACAGGATTTTTTAAGTAAAGTGTTATAA
- a CDS encoding transporter substrate-binding domain-containing protein, producing MNKWGKLSLGMILAVGLLSGCGQNKNDNDTAASGNATNGGVTKKLTMGTSADFPPYEFHKVVDGKDTIVGFDIDIAKEIAADMGAELVIKDLPFDSLLNELSSGRVDIVISGLSPTEERKKAVDLSDIYYKAEQAIVVREADKDKYATMDAVKGTKIGVQTGSIQEEIAKGIEGAKITSLGKISEIVLQLQSNRVDTAIIEGPVAKSFVKNVPGLVITDAKPEVEDDGYAIGIKKGNKELLDQVNSTLTRLNSEGKIDEYVAAASELADSTK from the coding sequence ATGAACAAATGGGGTAAACTTAGTTTAGGTATGATATTAGCGGTAGGCCTGCTGTCAGGCTGCGGTCAAAATAAAAATGATAATGATACCGCTGCAAGTGGAAATGCAACTAATGGTGGGGTTACTAAGAAGCTTACTATGGGAACAAGTGCTGATTTTCCTCCGTACGAATTCCATAAAGTAGTAGATGGTAAAGATACTATCGTAGGCTTTGATATTGACATTGCTAAGGAAATTGCTGCTGATATGGGTGCTGAGCTTGTAATTAAGGACTTGCCATTCGATTCACTATTGAACGAATTGTCCAGTGGAAGAGTAGATATTGTAATTTCTGGACTTAGCCCGACGGAAGAACGTAAAAAAGCAGTTGATCTTTCAGATATTTATTACAAAGCTGAGCAAGCGATTGTTGTACGCGAAGCGGATAAAGATAAATACGCCACGATGGACGCTGTAAAAGGAACTAAAATTGGTGTGCAAACTGGATCCATTCAAGAAGAAATCGCTAAAGGGATTGAGGGAGCAAAGATCACTTCTCTCGGTAAAATCTCCGAAATTGTTCTACAATTGCAATCCAATCGTGTAGATACTGCCATTATTGAAGGACCTGTGGCCAAATCTTTCGTTAAGAATGTTCCTGGTCTTGTAATTACAGATGCTAAGCCAGAAGTTGAAGATGACGGCTATGCTATTGGTATTAAAAAAGGCAACAAAGAGCTTCTGGATCAAGTGAACAGTACACTGACACGTTTAAACTCAGAAGGTAAAATTGATGAGTATGTTGCGGCTGCTAGTGAGCTTGCAGATAGCACAAAGTAA
- the glgB gene encoding 1,4-alpha-glucan branching protein GlgB produces the protein MAEKATIDTLPSAADIYLFHEGTNYRSYSMLGAHTAAEEGVTGVRFTVWAPHATYVGLAGDHNGWDGTQDMDSLYKIPDSGFWSRFFPGIQPGTFYKYRIVASDGSSFLKADPFAFKAEVRPATASVVTDLSGYRWGDAAWRRKSKAPYHQPMNIYEMHFGTWRQKEDGEFYSYQEMSELLIPYLVEMGYTHVEFMPLAEHPYDLSWGYQGTGYFAATSRYGEPHELMYLIDHLHQAGIGVILDWVPAHFAKDAHGLRMFDGSPLYEYADPMLAEKPGWGTLSFDFSKPEISSFLISNALFWFEYYHIDGMRVDAVTSMLRLDFEKQAHQYRRNVNGGLENLEAIKFIQNLNKAIFQYFPKALMMAEESSAWPGVTAPAHEGGLGFNYKWNMGWMNDTLGYIEHDFWGRPHHHNLLTFPICYAYAENYALPLSHDEVVHGKKSLLDKMPGSYEQKFAGLRQLLGYQISHPGKKLLFMGGEFGQFIEWKDQEQLDWLLLDYDSHRGMLAYTAALNKLYRSEKALWELDHSQEGYQWIDADDNEQSVISYLRRGKKPGDTLLFIINFQPALRQHYRIGVPRPGTYEEIFSSEDVAFGGSGLHNSPQKSKKLEWHNQVNSIELTLPPLSFLVFKKTARVGKSKEANE, from the coding sequence TTGGCTGAAAAAGCAACAATCGATACCCTTCCGTCAGCTGCTGATATTTATTTGTTCCATGAGGGCACCAATTATCGCAGCTATTCTATGCTGGGTGCGCACACTGCCGCTGAAGAAGGCGTTACGGGCGTGCGCTTTACCGTGTGGGCTCCTCATGCGACATATGTAGGACTAGCTGGTGATCATAATGGCTGGGATGGAACGCAGGACATGGACTCGTTATATAAGATACCCGATTCAGGATTTTGGAGTCGTTTTTTTCCGGGAATACAGCCGGGAACTTTTTACAAATACAGGATTGTTGCCAGTGATGGCTCCAGCTTCCTAAAAGCGGATCCTTTTGCCTTCAAAGCTGAGGTTCGACCGGCGACTGCATCCGTTGTTACGGATCTCAGTGGTTATCGTTGGGGAGATGCTGCATGGAGAAGAAAGAGTAAAGCTCCATATCATCAACCGATGAACATTTATGAGATGCATTTTGGAACTTGGCGTCAAAAAGAAGACGGGGAATTTTACAGCTATCAGGAAATGAGTGAATTATTAATTCCTTATTTGGTGGAAATGGGCTATACCCATGTTGAATTTATGCCGCTTGCTGAGCATCCATACGACTTGTCATGGGGCTATCAAGGAACGGGGTATTTTGCGGCTACGAGCCGATATGGTGAACCCCATGAGTTGATGTATTTAATCGATCATTTGCATCAAGCTGGAATTGGTGTCATTCTGGATTGGGTTCCGGCCCATTTTGCAAAGGATGCACACGGTTTAAGAATGTTTGATGGCTCGCCACTTTATGAATATGCAGATCCAATGTTAGCGGAAAAACCAGGCTGGGGAACCCTGTCGTTCGACTTCAGCAAGCCTGAGATTTCTTCGTTCCTCATTTCTAACGCACTCTTTTGGTTTGAGTATTATCATATTGACGGGATGCGTGTAGATGCGGTTACCAGTATGCTACGTCTCGATTTTGAGAAACAAGCTCATCAATATCGACGTAATGTGAATGGTGGTCTGGAGAATTTAGAAGCCATTAAGTTTATTCAGAACCTGAATAAAGCGATATTTCAGTATTTTCCTAAGGCACTAATGATGGCAGAAGAATCTAGTGCTTGGCCGGGAGTTACAGCGCCAGCTCATGAGGGTGGCCTCGGTTTTAACTACAAATGGAATATGGGATGGATGAATGACACATTGGGCTACATAGAACATGATTTTTGGGGGCGCCCTCATCATCATAATTTATTAACATTTCCAATATGTTATGCTTATGCCGAAAATTATGCATTACCGTTATCACATGACGAGGTTGTTCATGGCAAGAAGTCGTTACTGGACAAAATGCCGGGTTCTTATGAACAAAAGTTCGCAGGACTTAGACAGTTGCTTGGTTATCAAATATCCCACCCCGGAAAGAAACTCCTGTTTATGGGTGGAGAATTTGGTCAATTTATCGAGTGGAAGGATCAGGAGCAGCTGGATTGGCTACTGCTGGACTATGACAGCCATCGCGGTATGCTAGCTTACACTGCTGCACTTAATAAATTGTATCGCTCGGAGAAAGCCCTGTGGGAGCTTGATCATTCCCAAGAGGGTTATCAATGGATTGATGCAGATGACAATGAACAAAGTGTAATTTCATATTTGCGTAGAGGTAAGAAGCCTGGAGATACCTTGCTGTTTATCATTAATTTTCAACCTGCCCTGCGTCAGCATTATCGTATAGGTGTTCCACGTCCAGGGACTTATGAAGAAATCTTTAGCTCGGAAGATGTAGCGTTTGGAGGCTCAGGTCTACACAACTCACCTCAGAAGAGCAAAAAGCTGGAATGGCATAATCAGGTGAACAGTATAGAACTCACATTACCGCCTCTTAGCTTCCTGGTGTTTAAGAAAACGGCACGAGTGGGTAAGAGTAAAGAGGCAAATGAGTGA
- a CDS encoding Ppx/GppA phosphatase family protein — translation MRDDLRRIGIIDIGSNSIRLVIYDTTPEGGYKIIKECKYSARLSEKITKEGRLEQKDMETIIPVLRQFKEICNAFEVETIRAGATAAIRNAANSSEIIAFLSEASTIPIEVISGHQEAYFGFLGVINAFNVEDGYVIDIGGGSTEITLFCGRRYQHSISFPFGAVNTNLMFGQGGNWNGEQIQKLETYVLGRLVEHDWLNATAGLPLFGLGGTVRSLGKLDQKTRAYSLPNSHGYTMASETIEHFMNTLPSMPYDKRKDLDGLSKSRADIIVSGLIIFHTVYQYIGASQAVISGEGLREGMLHDLLKPEQPVRDSALEYSLNTIIRFDIRTSKRYLDHINKLALSLFDAFKDEENKAEHKMLIYVSIMLHRTGSNINYYQSKRHTLYWLMNSPIRGLTHRQLILCAMIASYSTKSRKQKLSQMYKDILLPSDEEWIHKLGSLVQLSIALDSTEIGIVSGLKANLHGNTLNLDLEGTSALLIGLEDIENALKAFKNAWAVKVKLGFPSNV, via the coding sequence ATGAGAGATGATCTGCGCCGCATAGGCATTATCGATATTGGTTCTAACTCCATACGTCTTGTAATCTATGATACAACGCCGGAGGGAGGCTATAAGATCATCAAGGAGTGTAAGTACTCTGCACGTCTTAGTGAGAAGATTACGAAGGAAGGTCGACTGGAGCAGAAGGATATGGAGACGATCATCCCAGTCTTGCGACAGTTTAAGGAGATCTGCAATGCTTTTGAAGTAGAGACTATTCGTGCGGGTGCTACAGCGGCTATCAGAAATGCTGCTAACTCCAGTGAAATTATTGCCTTTTTGTCAGAAGCTTCTACTATACCTATTGAGGTTATCAGTGGTCATCAGGAAGCTTACTTTGGCTTCTTGGGCGTTATAAATGCATTTAATGTTGAGGATGGTTATGTCATCGATATTGGTGGCGGGAGTACTGAAATCACACTTTTTTGCGGGCGTCGTTATCAACATAGCATTTCCTTTCCGTTCGGAGCGGTAAATACCAATCTTATGTTTGGTCAAGGTGGGAACTGGAATGGAGAGCAGATTCAGAAACTGGAGACCTATGTTCTGGGGAGATTGGTAGAGCATGATTGGCTTAACGCAACAGCAGGTCTTCCATTGTTTGGTCTGGGAGGGACAGTTCGTTCTTTAGGTAAGCTGGATCAAAAGACTAGAGCATACTCATTACCTAATTCTCATGGTTACACCATGGCCAGTGAGACGATTGAGCATTTTATGAACACATTACCTTCAATGCCTTATGATAAACGTAAAGATTTAGATGGTTTGTCTAAGAGTCGAGCAGATATCATTGTATCCGGGTTGATTATTTTCCATACGGTATATCAGTATATTGGGGCTAGTCAGGCTGTAATCAGCGGGGAAGGGCTCAGGGAAGGTATGCTACATGATCTATTGAAGCCGGAGCAACCGGTGCGTGACAGTGCGCTTGAATACAGTTTAAATACGATCATTCGGTTTGATATTCGTACCTCTAAACGGTATTTAGATCATATCAATAAGCTTGCGCTAAGTCTGTTTGATGCGTTCAAGGATGAGGAGAATAAAGCTGAACATAAGATGTTAATTTATGTATCCATCATGCTACATCGAACGGGATCTAACATAAACTATTATCAATCTAAACGACACACCCTTTATTGGCTGATGAATTCACCGATTCGTGGACTAACACACCGCCAGCTTATCCTATGCGCGATGATTGCCTCGTATAGCACAAAAAGCCGGAAGCAGAAATTGTCCCAGATGTATAAGGACATTTTGCTGCCTTCCGACGAAGAGTGGATTCATAAGCTCGGGTCGCTTGTACAGCTAAGCATTGCACTGGACAGCACCGAGATCGGGATTGTAAGCGGCTTGAAAGCTAATCTGCACGGCAATACCCTTAATCTGGACCTTGAGGGCACTTCAGCGCTTCTGATTGGTCTAGAGGACATTGAGAACGCCTTAAAAGCATTTAAGAATGCTTGGGCGGTGAAGGTAAAACTCGGGTTCCCTTCCAACGTGTAA
- a CDS encoding glucose-1-phosphate adenylyltransferase, with the protein MNNKKDCIAMLLAGGEGRRLAPLTSSMAKPAVPFGGQYKIIDFPLSNCVNSKIDTVGVLTQYEAESLHEHIGEGEPWGLHSQKDKGVTLLPSGVEGRDSYTGTADAIYKNIEYIDSRNPEHVLILSGDHIYHMDYRKMLDYHVEKAAKATISVMEVPWDEASRFGVMNVNDELKISEFAEKPKVPKSNLASMGIYLFEWAYLKEHLLRDAANPNSSHDFGKDVIPTMLDQNDDLFAYRFKGYWRDVGTVGSLWEAHMDLLQKNNGMKLDKAHWPMYSRSRRTKLAVHKPRVQIPSTDSLVNEFCTQEGSLQRSVIFNGVEIGKMSQIKQSVIMPGVRIGRGVQIENAIIGEGAIIKDGAVVKGSINNIVVVGPNETVAPKPAVRNQPSRLFQDVYEKTGRLREVLPS; encoded by the coding sequence ATGAATAACAAAAAAGATTGTATCGCCATGCTCTTGGCAGGAGGGGAAGGCCGTAGATTGGCTCCCTTGACTTCCAGTATGGCTAAGCCTGCAGTCCCTTTCGGTGGACAGTATAAAATTATTGATTTCCCACTAAGTAATTGTGTAAACTCTAAAATTGATACAGTAGGTGTCCTGACACAATATGAAGCTGAATCCTTACATGAACACATCGGTGAAGGTGAGCCTTGGGGCTTACATAGTCAAAAGGATAAAGGTGTAACCCTGCTTCCTTCCGGTGTTGAAGGCAGAGACAGCTATACAGGAACTGCTGATGCAATTTATAAAAACATTGAGTATATCGATAGCCGCAATCCAGAACATGTTCTCATTCTATCCGGTGATCATATTTACCATATGGATTACCGAAAAATGCTGGATTACCATGTAGAGAAGGCTGCAAAAGCCACCATCTCCGTCATGGAGGTGCCGTGGGATGAAGCTAGTCGTTTTGGAGTGATGAACGTAAATGATGAACTAAAAATCTCTGAGTTTGCGGAAAAACCAAAAGTACCTAAAAGTAATTTAGCTTCTATGGGTATATATCTGTTTGAGTGGGCTTATCTGAAGGAGCACTTGTTGCGGGATGCAGCTAATCCGAATTCCAGTCATGACTTTGGTAAAGACGTTATACCAACGATGCTTGATCAGAATGATGATTTATTCGCTTACCGCTTCAAAGGATACTGGAGAGATGTAGGTACTGTGGGTAGTCTCTGGGAAGCACATATGGATCTTCTGCAAAAAAACAATGGCATGAAGCTCGACAAAGCTCATTGGCCGATGTATAGCCGGAGTCGCCGGACTAAGCTTGCTGTTCATAAACCACGTGTTCAGATTCCATCAACGGACTCTCTCGTGAATGAATTCTGCACGCAAGAAGGCAGCTTGCAACGTTCTGTAATCTTCAATGGTGTGGAAATTGGAAAAATGAGCCAAATTAAACAAAGCGTTATTATGCCTGGCGTTCGCATCGGACGTGGAGTACAGATCGAAAATGCCATTATTGGCGAAGGCGCCATTATTAAGGATGGTGCTGTCGTCAAGGGAAGTATTAATAATATTGTAGTTGTTGGGCCTAATGAGACCGTAGCTCCTAAGCCAGCGGTTCGAAATCAACCCTCCCGTCTGTTTCAGGATGTTTATGAGAAGACAGGACGTCTACGGGAAGTTCTCCCTTCATAA